A DNA window from Candidatus Vicinibacter affinis contains the following coding sequences:
- a CDS encoding MFS transporter → MIVIVAALGYFVDIYDLILFGIVKDPSLRDLGVADGDMFSVGSYLLNMQMIGMLLGGIIWGIMGDKKGRLSTLFLTILMYSLANIANGFVQTVEQYAWVRFIAGLGLAGELGVGITLVSEVMTKERRGMGASIVSGIGIIGAVLGFLVADAFNWRIAYYVGGGLGLALLVLRISVYESGMFHRTKEENVKRGDFLSLFTSRKRFVKYLLCILAGIPVWYAISQLAINASAYAKTGLVNGTIVGAQAVTLHYIGASVGSILFGYISERFRSRKKALLLSVALMTACMLAYFLNTQTSPGIFYSVIGLMGVSMGGLWSIFMVSASEQFGTNLRATVTTTAPNFVRGTTVLISICVSTLVPSVGLLSAGFYVGIVCVVVSLVAILYSTDTYGKDLDYHELS, encoded by the coding sequence ATGATCGTCATTGTAGCTGCGCTGGGCTATTTTGTAGACATTTATGATTTAATCTTATTTGGTATTGTGAAGGACCCGAGTCTGAGAGATCTGGGCGTGGCCGATGGCGATATGTTCTCCGTAGGTTCCTATCTGCTGAATATGCAAATGATCGGAATGCTTCTGGGTGGGATCATCTGGGGGATCATGGGGGATAAAAAAGGGAGATTGTCCACTTTGTTCCTGACCATCCTGATGTACTCGCTGGCGAACATTGCCAATGGATTTGTGCAGACGGTGGAACAATATGCCTGGGTTCGGTTTATAGCAGGATTGGGATTGGCCGGCGAACTGGGAGTCGGAATTACCCTGGTATCAGAGGTCATGACCAAGGAAAGAAGAGGTATGGGTGCCAGTATTGTTTCAGGAATAGGAATCATTGGCGCGGTGCTGGGATTTTTAGTAGCAGACGCCTTCAACTGGCGAATTGCTTATTATGTGGGAGGAGGTTTGGGTCTCGCCCTCCTCGTGTTGAGAATCAGCGTGTATGAATCTGGTATGTTTCATCGGACCAAAGAAGAGAATGTAAAACGTGGGGACTTTTTATCCCTTTTTACCAGTAGAAAAAGATTTGTAAAATATCTTTTGTGCATTCTGGCCGGTATCCCGGTGTGGTATGCCATCAGCCAATTGGCTATTAATGCCTCAGCCTATGCCAAAACAGGTTTGGTGAATGGCACTATTGTAGGCGCACAGGCTGTAACGCTACACTACATTGGAGCCTCAGTTGGAAGCATATTGTTTGGCTACATCAGTGAGCGTTTTAGATCCCGCAAAAAAGCCCTGCTGCTTTCTGTTGCGCTCATGACTGCATGCATGCTGGCTTATTTCTTAAATACTCAGACAAGCCCCGGTATTTTTTATTCAGTCATTGGACTGATGGGAGTATCCATGGGGGGCTTGTGGTCGATCTTCATGGTATCCGCATCTGAACAATTCGGAACAAACTTAAGGGCGACTGTTACCACCACTGCTCCAAATTTTGTGCGCGGCACGACCGTACTTATCAGTATATGCGTTTCGACTTTGGTACCGTCTGTTGGATTGTTGTCTGCAGGATTTTATGTGGGCATTGTTTGTGTGGTGGTGTCGTTGGTAGCCATCTTGTACTCAACAGACACCTATGGTAAAGACCTGGATTATCATGAGCTGAGTTAA
- a CDS encoding caspase family protein, protein MRYVLFCICFIFYITSGDAQSDRGVIPIENPIPVSGKSYAIIIGISKYKNIAQLNYSDRDAIAFRTYLMNVHHQRVDSQNISIFLNEEATKFRIGDAISSVLQNAVSGDRVYFFFAGHGDIEDRSQSENGLLLLYDSPKENYFEMIHDVIQINRLSDYFEKLTTKGVDITYIIDACHSGKLAGGMEGSKHTSYALKNTLSRISTVLLSCDANQLSLEGLSWGEGRGLFSYYLEEGLLGFAESNQDEVISLYELKRYLEEKVFLASEYKQTPVIIGKWDKKLTLVNPKFKDSLDHLRIKEYPNFKIVNIKGDEEIYLNDLDERGKMIYKNFNNHLLSGKLIDPVGENAMRDYWEFNNLYPDHQFRFLIRRNLAAQLTQTFDSLIAPLWKGFSPNTKPAKILSAARQLDSCLLLLEETHYMYSSILARRFYVSALIESMGVDMNNYTPADKSRMQNALQLLDKSRVLEPNAVYVYFTIGIIFQSMALPDSALIYFKKYLSLVPNSSAAFNVIGIAFSDLGEETGNVALMKESVSLFEKAILLNPTFKSPHVNLIYVHGLLKRYDQCKFYFDKMMLIDSNFSSTYNNMAQVYFEMGKPDLAIKHWETSALKFPARAYVPYLGIAKLSIQLRDYATAEKYLELIIKEKPKCAEAYFLKGKMLFKKGEYLTALFNYQKGLSLNGSHPKYYQEMGWCYLFLNHRQEAKLYFDTCVLLHQASRYPNFKVLADVFQYGLNEYKRADEYYVKALKTDSQNMELMGKYISNLFMLQQNKLANNWIQKLSKLSMQSNWLAYAMICKHLNELKFSLVEIDLEKLCMDPDFDNRVLVIKNWESVNSKFSIPDSVKKCLNLIQ, encoded by the coding sequence ATGAGGTACGTATTATTTTGCATTTGTTTTATTTTTTACATCACCTCTGGGGATGCCCAATCTGATAGAGGAGTGATACCGATAGAAAATCCGATTCCGGTATCCGGAAAATCCTATGCAATCATTATTGGAATCAGCAAGTACAAAAATATTGCGCAGCTGAATTATTCAGACAGAGATGCAATTGCCTTTCGAACTTATTTGATGAATGTACATCATCAACGTGTTGACTCGCAGAATATCTCTATATTTTTAAATGAAGAGGCTACTAAGTTTAGAATAGGGGATGCCATTTCCAGTGTATTGCAAAATGCTGTCAGTGGTGACAGGGTTTATTTTTTCTTTGCAGGCCATGGCGACATTGAAGACAGGAGTCAATCTGAAAATGGTTTGTTGCTGTTGTACGACAGTCCGAAGGAAAACTATTTCGAAATGATTCATGATGTAATCCAGATTAACAGGCTTTCCGATTATTTTGAAAAGTTGACTACAAAAGGGGTGGATATAACTTACATCATTGATGCCTGCCACTCCGGAAAATTGGCGGGGGGAATGGAAGGAAGCAAACATACTTCTTATGCTTTGAAAAATACTTTGTCACGAATTTCAACCGTGTTGTTGTCTTGTGATGCCAATCAACTTTCTCTGGAAGGTTTGAGTTGGGGAGAAGGTCGCGGATTGTTTTCGTATTATTTGGAAGAAGGATTGCTGGGCTTTGCAGAATCAAACCAGGATGAAGTCATTTCATTGTATGAATTAAAAAGATACCTGGAGGAAAAAGTTTTTTTGGCAAGTGAATACAAACAGACTCCGGTTATCATTGGTAAATGGGATAAAAAGTTGACCCTGGTAAATCCAAAATTTAAAGATTCTCTGGATCACTTAAGAATAAAAGAGTATCCTAATTTCAAGATTGTTAATATTAAAGGTGATGAAGAAATCTATTTGAATGATTTAGATGAGCGTGGAAAAATGATTTATAAAAATTTTAATAATCATTTGCTTTCCGGCAAGCTCATTGATCCCGTTGGAGAAAACGCAATGCGAGATTATTGGGAATTCAATAACCTTTACCCCGATCACCAGTTTCGTTTTTTGATAAGAAGGAATCTGGCCGCACAATTGACTCAAACCTTTGACAGTTTAATAGCACCTCTTTGGAAAGGTTTTTCTCCGAATACCAAACCGGCAAAAATTTTATCTGCTGCCCGTCAATTGGATTCTTGTTTGTTGCTGCTGGAAGAGACCCATTACATGTATTCCTCCATTCTGGCTAGACGATTTTACGTAAGCGCCTTGATTGAAAGTATGGGTGTTGATATGAATAATTATACTCCGGCAGATAAAAGTAGAATGCAGAATGCCTTACAACTTCTAGATAAGTCCAGAGTCCTGGAGCCAAACGCTGTTTATGTTTATTTTACCATTGGAATCATTTTTCAATCGATGGCGCTACCGGACAGTGCGTTGATTTATTTTAAAAAATATTTAAGCCTTGTTCCCAATTCTTCTGCAGCTTTTAATGTCATTGGAATTGCTTTTTCAGATCTGGGAGAAGAGACCGGTAATGTTGCATTGATGAAGGAATCCGTTTCGCTTTTCGAGAAAGCCATTCTGTTGAATCCAACTTTTAAATCACCACACGTTAATCTCATTTATGTGCACGGATTATTAAAACGTTATGATCAATGCAAATTTTACTTTGACAAGATGATGTTAATTGACAGCAATTTTTCCTCTACCTACAACAACATGGCGCAGGTCTATTTTGAAATGGGAAAACCGGATTTGGCCATTAAGCACTGGGAAACTTCAGCACTCAAATTTCCGGCAAGAGCTTATGTTCCATATTTGGGAATCGCAAAACTATCTATCCAATTGAGGGACTATGCCACAGCGGAGAAATATTTGGAATTAATCATTAAGGAAAAGCCAAAATGTGCAGAAGCATATTTTTTAAAGGGTAAGATGCTTTTTAAAAAGGGAGAATATTTAACGGCGCTTTTTAATTATCAAAAGGGATTAAGCTTAAATGGAAGTCACCCTAAGTATTACCAAGAAATGGGTTGGTGTTACCTGTTTTTGAATCACCGACAGGAGGCAAAGCTCTATTTTGATACCTGTGTTTTACTTCACCAGGCTTCCAGATATCCCAACTTTAAAGTTTTAGCGGATGTCTTCCAATATGGTTTGAATGAATATAAACGTGCAGATGAATATTATGTGAAGGCGTTGAAAACTGATTCGCAAAACATGGAATTGATGGGAAAGTACATTTCAAATTTGTTTATGCTGCAGCAAAATAAATTGGCCAATAATTGGATTCAGAAATTATCCAAACTATCCATGCAAAGCAATTGGCTCGCCTATGCAATGATCTGTAAGCATCTAAATGAATTAAAATTCAGTTTAGTTGAAATAGATTTAGAAAAATTATGCATGGATCCGGATTTTGATAACAGAGTGTTGGTAATAAAAAATTGGGAAAGTGTCAACAGCAAATTTAGTATTCCTGATTCGGTAAAGAAGTGTTTAAACTTAATTCAATAG